In a genomic window of Epinephelus lanceolatus isolate andai-2023 chromosome 3, ASM4190304v1, whole genome shotgun sequence:
- the apela gene encoding apelin receptor early endogenous ligand, with protein MRIFNLLYLLLLLVAVLVPAYSIRPDFLNLRRKYHRHHCPHRRCLPLHSRVPFP; from the exons ATGAGGATCTTCAACCTGCTCTACCTACTCCTGCTGCTGGTAGCCGTTCTTGTACCAGCTTACTCCATCAGACCAG ATTTCCTGAACTTAAGGAGAAAATACCACAGACACCACTGCCCACACAGACGCTGCCTGCCTCTCCACTCCAGAGTACCCTTCCCCTAA